A genomic region of Gemmata massiliana contains the following coding sequences:
- a CDS encoding tyrosine-type recombinase/integrase, whose protein sequence is MTLPTDNGADNVSRAQFHQGMFTLQHLIDSYVTHSRLMVSAGVTSTSTLEWYLAQFKHLKLLADFPAEALRTYHLASVELTNAFCRVLKALYKWGTEQELVPKNPFVKLAVPPCGRRERVLTRAELARLYRVSPRQFRRLLFVQLHTLARPGEIRQLTWGQIDWGNRVILLTKFKGQKRRKDKLKARPIPMSWVVYRLLVNMRRKAKDTSPDSRVFRSPRYGRPWTSNGVRCAMRTARSVAGLDGGGERVVCYTLRHTGATTAIRNDVSLKKVAEIMGHTRTTTTERYLHLDTKDMVETIDNVFIRRKRGPEAST, encoded by the coding sequence ATGACCTTACCGACGGATAACGGGGCTGACAACGTCAGCCGGGCGCAATTTCATCAGGGGATGTTCACTCTCCAACACCTGATCGACAGCTATGTGACCCACTCGCGCTTGATGGTGAGCGCAGGCGTAACTTCAACTTCGACTCTGGAGTGGTACCTTGCTCAGTTCAAACACCTGAAACTGTTAGCGGATTTCCCCGCCGAGGCCTTGCGCACTTACCACTTGGCGAGTGTGGAACTCACCAACGCCTTTTGCCGTGTCCTGAAGGCCTTGTACAAGTGGGGCACGGAACAAGAATTGGTCCCGAAAAACCCCTTCGTGAAACTCGCGGTTCCCCCCTGCGGTCGGAGGGAACGGGTTCTCACCCGGGCCGAGCTGGCGCGACTTTACCGCGTGTCGCCGCGGCAGTTCCGTCGCCTGCTATTCGTGCAGCTCCACACGCTCGCGCGACCGGGCGAAATCCGGCAGCTCACCTGGGGCCAAATCGACTGGGGCAACCGGGTGATTTTGCTCACCAAGTTCAAGGGCCAGAAACGGCGGAAGGACAAGCTAAAAGCTCGGCCAATTCCGATGTCGTGGGTGGTGTACCGGTTGCTCGTGAACATGCGCCGGAAGGCCAAAGACACGTCGCCGGATTCCCGGGTGTTTCGCAGCCCTCGCTACGGTCGGCCCTGGACATCAAACGGCGTTCGCTGTGCGATGCGGACGGCCCGCAGTGTCGCCGGCCTGGATGGGGGCGGAGAGCGCGTGGTGTGTTACACGCTTCGTCACACCGGGGCGACGACCGCGATTCGCAACGACGTGAGCCTGAAGAAGGTGGCCGAGATCATGGGCCACACCCGCACGACAACTACAGAGCGGTACCTCCACCTGGACACGAAAGACATGGTGGAAACGATTGACAACGTGTTCATTCGGCGGAAGCGCGGGCCGGAAGCCTCTACATAG
- a CDS encoding HNH endonuclease family protein encodes MPFAPKNLPRPPRRYGPRRGSSTERGYGWEHRRQRAELLAQNPLCTRCREAWAVELHHRDRNPFNRAPSNVELLCKGCHDQEHGKS; translated from the coding sequence ATGCCGTTCGCACCAAAAAACCTCCCGAGGCCTCCGCGGCGCTACGGCCCGCGCCGCGGGTCGAGCACGGAGCGCGGGTACGGCTGGGAGCACCGCCGGCAGCGCGCCGAGTTGCTCGCCCAGAACCCCCTCTGCACGCGCTGCCGTGAGGCGTGGGCGGTCGAGCTGCACCACCGCGACCGCAACCCCTTCAACCGCGCTCCATCGAACGTCGAACTACTCTGCAAGGGCTGCCACGACCAGGAGCACGGGAAATCCTGA
- a CDS encoding hyaluronate lyase N-terminal domain-containing protein, which translates to MAVRIQLRRDTAAEWNSKNPVLAEGEFGLEKDTARLKIGDGSTTWSALDYLFDEPAGNVVSVNGHTGIVDLTAADVGADPYGAAVATVAAHESDPSAHPQYALASMLGTAAVYNVPSSGDATTTQVVKGSDTRLTNSRAPTAHTHTASQISDSTTPGRALLTAVDVAAQRTALALGSSATLNVPASGNAATTEVVKGSDTRLSDARTPTAHTHTASQISDGTTAGRAILTAADAAAQRAALALATLAASVFYGSPVNGSVTVSAKAAFSMTLNQLRGLKTSAGALTLSVQINGTNVTGLSGLNVTTSAQDVSASGANAVAAGDRITIVIASASSAAGLEFTLSATR; encoded by the coding sequence ATGGCGGTCCGGATACAACTTCGGCGCGACACCGCGGCGGAGTGGAACAGCAAAAACCCCGTGCTCGCCGAGGGCGAATTCGGGTTGGAAAAGGACACCGCGCGCCTGAAGATCGGCGACGGTTCAACGACCTGGTCGGCCCTGGATTACCTGTTCGATGAACCGGCCGGGAACGTCGTTTCGGTGAACGGGCACACGGGAATCGTGGACCTGACAGCGGCCGATGTCGGAGCGGATCCCTACGGGGCCGCGGTTGCGACCGTTGCTGCTCACGAGAGTGACCCGAGCGCACACCCGCAATACGCGCTCGCCTCAATGCTCGGCACTGCGGCCGTGTACAACGTGCCCTCAAGCGGGGACGCCACAACGACGCAAGTCGTGAAGGGATCGGACACCCGGCTCACAAACTCACGCGCGCCAACAGCCCACACCCACACCGCCAGCCAGATCAGCGACAGCACCACGCCGGGCCGGGCACTCCTTACGGCGGTCGACGTCGCCGCCCAACGTACCGCCCTGGCGCTCGGCAGCTCGGCCACGTTGAACGTCCCGGCCAGTGGAAACGCCGCAACAACGGAGGTAGTGAAAGGATCGGATACCCGGCTTTCGGACGCCCGGACCCCGACCGCTCACACCCACACAGCGAGCCAGATCAGCGACGGCACCACGGCAGGTCGGGCGATACTCACCGCGGCTGACGCCGCGGCCCAGCGCGCCGCTCTGGCGCTCGCCACACTCGCCGCAAGTGTCTTCTACGGTTCACCGGTTAACGGATCGGTCACCGTGTCCGCGAAAGCGGCGTTCTCAATGACACTCAACCAGCTCCGCGGGCTGAAGACGTCGGCCGGCGCCCTTACCCTCAGCGTGCAGATCAACGGAACCAACGTGACGGGGCTGTCAGGGCTGAATGTCACGACCAGCGCTCAGGACGTTAGCGCGAGCGGGGCGAACGCGGTCGCCGCCGGCGACCGCATCACGATCGTGATCGCCTCGGCATCATCGGCGGCTGGGCTGGAATTCACCCTTTCAGCCACCAGGTAA
- a CDS encoding DUF3168 domain-containing protein produces MPSIQETLYSALASDAVLTALVDDRIYPGQIPDDETPSPWLMYQVPEANPFDDLDGGSDTQLQIEFHALADSYAEAKAIVDAVSAVLHAYTGGQISRAFWNGTSEESTELGYHHVARFDVWGTSATVIAQPGANARITTGLNSIELRAGAHVLTLDAGGLLLDGTPVGAGGASVGNLDGGTASSVYGGLEPIDGGGA; encoded by the coding sequence ATGCCCTCAATCCAGGAAACGCTCTACTCCGCCCTCGCCTCCGACGCCGTTCTCACGGCGCTGGTGGATGACCGCATCTATCCGGGCCAAATCCCCGACGACGAAACTCCGTCGCCCTGGCTCATGTACCAGGTGCCGGAAGCCAACCCGTTTGATGATCTCGACGGGGGTTCTGATACCCAGCTTCAAATCGAATTCCACGCCCTGGCAGACTCCTACGCCGAAGCGAAAGCAATCGTAGACGCCGTTTCCGCTGTGCTCCACGCCTACACCGGCGGTCAAATCTCGCGCGCATTTTGGAACGGAACCAGCGAAGAATCTACCGAGCTGGGTTACCACCACGTTGCCCGGTTCGACGTCTGGGGCACTAGCGCTACAGTGATCGCGCAGCCTGGTGCCAACGCACGAATCACCACCGGACTCAATTCAATCGAATTGAGAGCCGGTGCGCACGTGCTGACGCTCGACGCGGGCGGGCTGCTCCTGGACGGCACGCCAGTGGGGGCCGGTGGTGCTAGTGTCGGGAATCTCGACGGCGGCACGGCCAGCAGCGTTTACGGCGGATTGGAACCGATCGACGGAGGGGGGGCTTAA
- a CDS encoding WD40 repeat domain-containing serine/threonine-protein kinase: MTNDCPSESELRAFSLGDLPDGRLDAVGDHLERCPRCETRIGGLDRSTDGFISAVRGAAARPPVAPPPTGRVGEYEILSELGRGGMGVVYKARHERLRRVVALKVLLGGQFASAEHRTRFRAEAELVARLQHPNIVQIFEAGEWTAPDGSVLPYLALEFAEGGTLARRADRPQPPPRAAVWVEALARAVESAHRQGVIHRDLKPSNVLFTADGQLKLCDFGVAKLQSSADARTTSGLLVGPPEYMAPEQAAGRSQTAGPATDVWGLGAILYVLLTGRPPFQAPDALGVLQMLQHDSPVPPRQLQSGVPRDLETICLKCLRTEPAHRYPGARELADDLRRFIEHRPIVARPVGPVGRATKWARRHPGSTGLLAALALVVAVAFALVSWQWREAVHQHGLADQRADAEAGAKAQAELNAEREKVARHAAETLLAGAVIDEALGMCERGNVRLGLCRLAYGLELAVSAGDPALENAARLNLGAWGHQCVREAAVLPHNDWVWSVALSPDGKTALTAGKDNKAGLWDTATGRSRAVLSHPHPVWAAVFSPDGRTVLTGCGSTDGKEGEARLWDVATGAAVGPALAHVGCVTRVAFRPDGRAFFTASAVEGQLWDTAIRDRLGAALRPDNGPLMAACFSPDGRRLLTGSGGGSLQLWNATTAAPDAPKLEGPKAAVWAVAFSPDGRSIAAGGDGGTVRVYDAGTGAAGAVLRHRGRAYQVTFSPDGRLLAAGVAAGALDLDNKKVIRGEARVWRTSDWEPLHPALEHPGPVWAVAFSPSGGRLMTGCEDGKARLFETATGASIGHPLAHEGTVRTVCFSPNGRTALTASAGWTGRGRVWELPPERDLPLPLSHPQPVCALTFGADAEALTTCCTGGVLRHWPLKSGAPASSRLEGAPELVLARFDGTGRSIAAIATPYELRVWDVKTSRLVWEAPKREQRPVYALGPDGTHFLEGTAAGLILRRIPPGAGEGPTMRHSPPLRLAALSPDGQTALMAGGPRVRLWALPSGHPQGDWDVPAEVSAAAFSPDGLTVALGDGEGAVQLWNLRTGRPVGPRMNHRRTEIAAVVFSADGLLIGTAGGDGTARLWDAATGRAVGPPLPHRGPVGAIAFHPHVGLLASGHDRVAQIWPVPTPVRGGVAEVSRSTVAVTGIDWDRSGRPRDLPDEELRHIRSP; this comes from the coding sequence ATGACCAACGACTGCCCCAGCGAGTCCGAGCTGCGCGCCTTCAGCCTAGGCGACCTGCCGGACGGTCGGCTCGACGCCGTCGGCGACCACCTCGAGCGCTGCCCGCGCTGCGAGACGCGGATCGGCGGACTGGACCGGTCCACCGACGGCTTCATCTCCGCGGTGCGGGGGGCCGCCGCGAGGCCCCCCGTGGCCCCGCCGCCGACCGGTCGGGTGGGCGAGTACGAGATCCTCTCGGAACTGGGGCGCGGCGGGATGGGCGTCGTGTACAAGGCCCGGCACGAGCGCCTGCGGCGGGTGGTCGCGCTGAAGGTGCTGCTGGGCGGGCAGTTCGCCTCGGCGGAACACCGCACGCGGTTCCGCGCGGAGGCGGAACTGGTCGCGCGGCTGCAGCACCCGAACATCGTGCAGATCTTCGAGGCCGGCGAGTGGACCGCGCCCGACGGCTCGGTGCTCCCCTATTTGGCCCTGGAGTTCGCCGAGGGCGGCACCCTGGCCCGGCGCGCCGACCGGCCGCAGCCCCCGCCGCGGGCGGCGGTCTGGGTCGAGGCGCTGGCACGCGCGGTGGAATCCGCGCACCGTCAGGGGGTGATCCACCGCGACCTGAAGCCCTCGAACGTCCTGTTCACCGCGGACGGGCAGCTCAAGTTGTGCGACTTCGGGGTCGCCAAGCTCCAGAGCAGCGCGGACGCGCGAACGACCAGCGGCCTGCTGGTCGGCCCCCCGGAATACATGGCGCCCGAACAGGCGGCGGGGCGCTCCCAGACGGCCGGCCCCGCCACGGACGTGTGGGGCCTGGGCGCGATCCTGTACGTGCTGCTAACCGGCCGCCCGCCGTTCCAGGCCCCCGACGCCCTGGGGGTACTTCAGATGTTGCAGCACGACTCCCCGGTGCCGCCGCGCCAGTTGCAGTCCGGCGTACCGCGCGACCTCGAAACGATCTGCCTGAAGTGCCTGCGCACCGAACCCGCGCACCGCTACCCCGGTGCGCGGGAACTGGCCGACGACCTGCGACGGTTCATCGAGCACAGGCCGATCGTAGCTCGCCCCGTCGGCCCGGTCGGGCGCGCGACGAAGTGGGCGCGCCGGCACCCCGGTAGCACCGGGTTGTTGGCCGCACTCGCGCTGGTAGTCGCGGTCGCGTTCGCTCTCGTGAGCTGGCAGTGGCGCGAGGCCGTCCACCAGCATGGGCTGGCGGACCAGCGCGCCGACGCCGAGGCCGGCGCCAAGGCCCAAGCCGAATTGAACGCCGAGCGCGAGAAAGTGGCCCGACACGCCGCCGAGACCCTGCTGGCCGGGGCGGTGATCGACGAGGCACTGGGAATGTGCGAGCGGGGGAACGTCCGGCTCGGGCTGTGTCGCCTTGCCTACGGGCTCGAACTCGCCGTTTCCGCCGGCGACCCGGCGCTGGAAAATGCTGCGAGGCTCAACCTCGGCGCCTGGGGGCACCAGTGCGTGCGCGAAGCGGCCGTGCTGCCTCACAACGACTGGGTCTGGTCGGTCGCCCTCAGCCCCGACGGGAAGACGGCGCTCACCGCCGGCAAGGACAACAAGGCCGGATTGTGGGACACAGCAACCGGTCGATCGCGGGCCGTCCTGTCTCACCCGCACCCCGTGTGGGCGGCAGTGTTTAGTCCCGACGGCCGGACGGTGCTCACCGGGTGCGGCTCGACCGACGGCAAGGAGGGCGAAGCGCGCTTGTGGGACGTCGCGACAGGGGCCGCGGTCGGCCCGGCGCTGGCACATGTCGGTTGCGTTACCCGGGTCGCGTTTCGACCCGACGGGCGCGCCTTCTTCACGGCGAGTGCGGTGGAAGGTCAGCTCTGGGACACGGCGATCCGTGACCGACTGGGCGCGGCCCTCCGGCCCGACAACGGCCCCTTGATGGCCGCGTGCTTCAGCCCAGACGGGCGCCGACTGTTGACGGGCTCTGGCGGCGGCTCGTTGCAATTGTGGAACGCGACGACCGCCGCGCCAGACGCGCCGAAGTTGGAAGGCCCGAAGGCCGCGGTCTGGGCGGTCGCGTTCAGCCCCGACGGGCGGAGCATCGCGGCGGGCGGTGACGGCGGAACGGTCCGGGTGTACGACGCGGGTACCGGCGCCGCCGGCGCCGTGCTCCGGCACCGCGGTCGGGCCTACCAAGTTACGTTCAGCCCCGACGGGCGGCTCCTCGCGGCCGGCGTGGCGGCGGGCGCCCTCGACCTGGACAACAAGAAAGTGATCCGCGGCGAGGCCCGCGTGTGGCGCACTTCCGACTGGGAGCCGCTCCACCCGGCTCTGGAGCACCCCGGGCCGGTCTGGGCGGTCGCGTTCAGCCCCAGCGGGGGGCGCCTGATGACCGGCTGCGAGGACGGGAAGGCGCGCCTGTTCGAGACGGCTACCGGTGCGAGCATCGGCCACCCGCTCGCACACGAGGGCACGGTCCGCACGGTGTGCTTCTCTCCCAACGGCCGAACGGCACTGACCGCGAGCGCGGGCTGGACCGGTCGGGGGCGCGTTTGGGAACTGCCTCCAGAACGCGATCTCCCGCTTCCGCTGTCGCACCCCCAGCCCGTATGCGCTTTGACTTTCGGGGCCGACGCTGAGGCGCTCACGACCTGTTGCACCGGCGGGGTCTTGCGGCACTGGCCGCTGAAGTCGGGCGCGCCAGCCTCGAGCCGACTCGAGGGCGCGCCGGAGCTGGTCCTGGCCCGCTTCGACGGCACCGGGCGCTCAATTGCGGCAATCGCGACGCCCTACGAACTCCGCGTGTGGGACGTGAAAACGTCGCGGTTGGTGTGGGAAGCCCCGAAGCGCGAACAGCGCCCCGTGTACGCGCTCGGTCCCGACGGCACTCATTTTCTGGAAGGAACTGCTGCTGGCTTGATTCTGCGCCGAATTCCACCGGGGGCGGGCGAAGGACCGACGATGCGCCACTCACCCCCACTGCGTCTGGCCGCGCTGAGCCCCGACGGGCAGACGGCACTCATGGCCGGCGGCCCGCGCGTCAGGCTCTGGGCTCTACCTTCGGGGCACCCGCAAGGCGATTGGGACGTGCCGGCCGAGGTCAGCGCCGCCGCGTTCAGCCCGGACGGCCTGACGGTGGCCCTGGGCGACGGGGAAGGAGCGGTCCAACTCTGGAACCTTCGGACCGGGCGCCCTGTGGGTCCGCGGATGAATCACCGGCGCACGGAGATCGCGGCCGTGGTGTTCAGCGCCGACGGTTTGCTAATTGGTACCGCCGGGGGCGACGGCACCGCGCGGCTGTGGGACGCCGCGACGGGGCGAGCCGTTGGCCCCCCGCTACCGCACCGCGGACCCGTCGGCGCCATCGCCTTTCACCCCCACGTCGGACTGTTGGCCAGCGGTCACGACCGCGTTGCCCAGATCTGGCCGGTGCCCACACCGGTGCGCGGGGGCGTGGCAGAGGTGAGCCGTAGCACCGTCGCCGTGACCGGGATCGACTGGGACCGCTCGGGCCGGCCCCGTGATCTGCCCGACGAAGAGCTGCGGCACATCCGCTCGCCCTGA
- a CDS encoding calcium-binding protein has protein sequence MRSALRSLATRLAPRPAPPFKLGLEHLETREVPALTTPNIFNPSATLVINADANGTNNVVVTRENHALLGPGALFVRNNGNLSMVFGTVPSAAQPIAIKTIVFNGSSNGDVFRNSTNVPSTLFGNGGNDTLIGGSGADTISGGTGNDAIDGGDLLNINTFTEASAGVLTLADPAPGQTSATMTGVGTDLFLRISNVVLTGNLTADTFDLTRYSGAVTANGGDGNDTFLLGPGAAAIDGGNNTSAGDSIVLDGVDTASFDGTALLARGRRYAFSNVERVRLVGTAGNDSFDMVGFPPVELTIESGAGDDIIRGGSGANIIKAGTGTNTIIPSNGIDFAANLEGGQNIPATLLTRQLTPAELSATGGQPRVLLRGTGSEQLLDVFGPTRAGFSIQGNWQRVLIGGAERFTASGTVTLKTALGDLPFVVPSSAPLTIQTAADAMSNFGTVTGLSWFGSALNTTDPQSPLAFFSQQYGLDVSIRTVNWSLALGRDIPGASSMPINPAVPYLYAVVADGYAASFAGRSASRGGLTVVFDPSDPSLFVRSDLLLNAAISAKGYVPFRARQVVPGDQGFYGNLATYGGAALGISAITIGGDLVFDFDLNGDGIGVAVTPERVQKLVNQSMTLKTLAGTAIDDVAFGANGSNFNVDAPQPRPTRVVALRANQASVIYTSGVARFAAVLMEKSYLSPFDVFRYETASFAGTLSGDVIDATVQGPLADDLGSYLPDGGTMRVTGTGVVLSGKTLPILGFGRIDVEGPVVMVGDRPTYDLGVKRPPGASEPGTVPGTITWGARSSYGLPTGMILLGETTVRGTVHVTDELALTVDFDGAINIPLLQLPVATLNGRITGSLKVFVGSAGRQTYGDGTIDGTIVPVGGAVTSFHTAWALNTDDLITGTPSDDIPIVGFFNTAPAFQNRSITSRAVAGDVVTLSGRITEPDRADKFILEVNWGDGTSDTYTFPRGSDGRLVEVTHRYGRPSPNGQPYRVTALWHDPHGAGNSAEFTVEVLPPQPASAKALRHAEKLGAVRELGVDLDGDGVSEVLVLDRTGRSDRLVLLSGADGRELARLDRRDAPEAIKFRDQNGRRVSLVIGWRHERGADVITFRDAAGDEVFLWVTFGPRDCD, from the coding sequence ATGCGTTCCGCTCTGCGTTCGCTCGCCACCCGATTGGCCCCGCGCCCCGCGCCCCCATTTAAACTCGGGCTGGAGCACCTCGAGACCCGCGAGGTGCCGGCGCTCACCACACCCAACATCTTCAACCCCTCGGCCACGCTCGTCATCAACGCCGACGCCAACGGTACCAACAACGTCGTCGTCACGCGCGAGAACCACGCGCTGCTCGGTCCGGGGGCGCTGTTCGTCCGCAACAACGGCAACCTGAGCATGGTATTTGGCACGGTCCCGTCGGCCGCTCAGCCGATCGCGATCAAAACGATCGTGTTTAACGGTAGCTCCAACGGGGACGTGTTTCGGAACTCCACGAACGTCCCCTCCACCCTGTTCGGCAACGGGGGCAACGACACCCTGATCGGCGGCAGTGGCGCGGACACCATCAGCGGCGGGACCGGTAACGACGCCATCGACGGCGGCGACCTGCTCAACATCAACACCTTCACGGAGGCCAGCGCCGGCGTGTTGACCCTCGCGGACCCGGCGCCCGGGCAGACGTCGGCCACGATGACCGGCGTGGGCACCGATCTCTTCCTGCGGATCAGCAACGTGGTCCTGACCGGCAACCTGACCGCCGACACGTTCGACCTGACCCGCTACAGCGGGGCGGTGACCGCCAACGGCGGCGACGGCAACGACACGTTCCTGCTCGGGCCGGGCGCGGCCGCGATCGACGGCGGAAACAACACCTCGGCCGGCGACAGCATCGTTCTGGACGGCGTCGACACCGCGAGCTTTGACGGTACGGCCCTGCTCGCGCGGGGGCGCCGGTACGCGTTCAGCAACGTTGAGCGGGTGCGGCTCGTCGGGACCGCGGGCAACGACTCGTTCGACATGGTCGGGTTCCCGCCCGTCGAACTGACGATCGAGTCCGGCGCCGGCGACGACATCATCCGGGGCGGCAGCGGCGCCAACATCATCAAGGCCGGCACCGGCACCAACACCATCATTCCCAGTAACGGGATCGACTTCGCGGCCAACCTCGAAGGCGGCCAAAATATCCCCGCGACACTGCTCACGCGCCAACTGACTCCGGCCGAACTGTCGGCCACCGGCGGTCAGCCCCGGGTTCTGCTCCGCGGGACCGGTTCGGAACAACTGCTCGACGTGTTTGGGCCGACGCGGGCCGGGTTCAGCATCCAGGGCAACTGGCAGCGCGTCCTCATTGGTGGGGCTGAACGGTTCACGGCGAGCGGGACCGTGACCCTGAAGACCGCGCTCGGCGATCTGCCGTTCGTCGTTCCCAGCTCCGCCCCGCTGACCATTCAGACCGCCGCCGACGCAATGTCCAACTTCGGCACGGTGACGGGACTGAGTTGGTTCGGCTCGGCGCTGAACACAACCGACCCACAAAGTCCGCTGGCGTTCTTCTCCCAGCAGTACGGGCTCGACGTTTCGATCCGAACCGTGAACTGGAGCCTGGCGCTGGGGCGCGACATCCCGGGCGCGTCGAGCATGCCGATCAACCCCGCCGTGCCCTACCTGTACGCCGTTGTGGCGGACGGCTACGCCGCCAGTTTCGCGGGTCGGTCGGCCAGCCGGGGCGGGCTGACGGTGGTGTTCGACCCGTCGGACCCGTCGCTGTTCGTCCGGTCCGACTTGCTGCTGAATGCGGCGATCTCGGCCAAAGGTTACGTTCCGTTCCGGGCACGGCAGGTGGTGCCCGGGGACCAGGGCTTTTACGGCAATTTGGCCACCTACGGGGGGGCCGCTCTCGGCATCTCCGCGATTACCATCGGCGGCGACCTCGTGTTCGACTTCGACCTCAACGGCGACGGCATCGGGGTTGCCGTCACGCCCGAACGCGTTCAGAAACTGGTCAACCAAAGTATGACGCTGAAAACCCTGGCCGGCACAGCGATCGACGACGTCGCGTTTGGTGCAAACGGCAGCAACTTCAATGTTGATGCCCCACAACCGAGGCCGACCCGTGTCGTCGCGTTACGGGCGAACCAGGCCAGTGTGATTTACACGTCCGGAGTGGCGCGGTTTGCGGCGGTTCTGATGGAGAAGTCGTACCTGTCGCCGTTCGACGTGTTCCGATACGAAACGGCAAGCTTCGCTGGAACGCTGTCGGGGGACGTTATCGACGCGACGGTACAGGGGCCGCTGGCCGACGATTTGGGCAGCTACCTCCCCGACGGGGGAACGATGCGGGTGACCGGCACGGGCGTGGTACTAAGTGGTAAGACGCTCCCGATACTCGGCTTCGGTCGAATCGACGTCGAAGGTCCGGTTGTTATGGTCGGCGACCGCCCGACGTATGACCTCGGGGTGAAGCGCCCGCCCGGTGCGTCCGAGCCCGGAACCGTTCCCGGCACAATCACGTGGGGCGCTCGCTCCTCCTATGGGCTCCCGACGGGCATGATCCTTCTCGGTGAGACGACCGTGCGGGGCACGGTACACGTGACCGATGAGCTGGCACTTACAGTCGATTTCGACGGGGCGATTAACATTCCCCTCTTGCAGCTCCCGGTGGCAACACTGAACGGTCGGATCACCGGTTCGCTCAAGGTGTTCGTCGGCTCCGCGGGGCGCCAAACCTACGGCGACGGAACCATTGACGGAACCATCGTTCCCGTCGGGGGCGCCGTTACGTCGTTCCACACCGCTTGGGCGCTGAACACCGACGACTTGATCACTGGAACCCCGAGCGACGACATCCCAATCGTCGGGTTCTTCAACACGGCTCCGGCGTTCCAGAACCGCTCGATCACGTCGCGCGCGGTGGCGGGCGACGTGGTGACGCTGAGCGGGCGCATCACCGAACCGGACCGGGCCGACAAGTTCATCCTGGAGGTGAACTGGGGCGACGGGACGTCCGACACCTACACGTTCCCGCGCGGTAGCGACGGCCGGTTGGTCGAGGTGACGCACCGGTACGGTCGCCCGAGTCCCAACGGGCAGCCGTACCGCGTCACGGCCCTCTGGCACGACCCCCACGGAGCGGGGAACTCGGCGGAGTTCACGGTCGAAGTGCTCCCCCCGCAGCCCGCGTCGGCAAAAGCGCTACGGCACGCGGAGAAGTTGGGCGCGGTGCGCGAATTGGGCGTGGACCTGGACGGCGACGGGGTGTCGGAGGTGCTCGTTTTGGATCGCACCGGCCGGAGCGATCGGCTGGTGCTGCTGAGCGGGGCCGACGGGCGCGAGCTGGCCCGCCTCGATCGCCGGGACGCGCCCGAAGCGATCAAGTTCCGCGACCAGAACGGGCGCCGCGTGTCACTGGTGATCGGGTGGCGCCACGAGCGCGGAGCGGATGTCATTACGTTCCGAGACGCGGCCGGGGACGAAGTGTTCCTCTGGGTCACCTTCGGCCCTCGCGATTGCGACTAA
- a CDS encoding P27 family phage terminase small subunit yields MKPAPTPPIPLGTHALAFWGKHYRRLKRAGVLTRADAESFALLCVVWGKIQELAAIPAMEADFRTPIQLDRLLKQYHAYAKQFGLLPRERRQSGMEITPPEKKDEFDL; encoded by the coding sequence ATGAAGCCCGCCCCCACTCCACCGATCCCGCTGGGCACCCACGCCCTCGCTTTCTGGGGAAAGCACTACCGGCGCCTCAAACGGGCCGGTGTGCTCACCCGGGCGGACGCGGAGAGTTTCGCGTTGCTGTGCGTCGTGTGGGGGAAGATCCAAGAGCTGGCGGCCATTCCCGCAATGGAAGCCGATTTCCGCACACCGATTCAGCTCGACCGGCTGCTGAAGCAGTACCACGCCTACGCGAAACAGTTCGGCCTGCTCCCGCGCGAGCGGCGGCAGTCGGGAATGGAAATCACACCACCGGAAAAGAAAGACGAGTTCGACCTATGA
- a CDS encoding RNA polymerase sigma factor: protein MPRPDDQPADRASTSLTLLQRARAREPGAWDRLWALYGPLVTHWCATARVRPADVEDVRQEVFLSVARALGEFRRDRAGDTFRGWLRTITRNVLSTHFRRGARQPVGAGGSEAQARLHELADPNVELPDEDPPGEVRGVYRRALELVRGEFEEHTWQMFWQNVVEERDAAAVAEQFGVSTAAVRKARSRVLRRLKEEVGDAIE from the coding sequence ATGCCGCGCCCTGACGATCAGCCCGCGGACCGCGCGAGCACCTCACTGACGCTGCTCCAGCGCGCCCGCGCCCGCGAGCCCGGGGCGTGGGACCGCTTGTGGGCACTGTACGGCCCGCTCGTGACCCACTGGTGCGCGACCGCCCGCGTCCGACCCGCCGACGTCGAAGACGTGCGGCAGGAGGTGTTCTTGTCGGTGGCCCGGGCGCTGGGCGAGTTCCGGCGCGACCGCGCCGGCGACACGTTCCGCGGCTGGCTCCGCACCATCACGCGCAACGTCCTGAGTACGCACTTCCGGCGCGGGGCGCGCCAGCCGGTCGGGGCCGGCGGCAGCGAGGCACAAGCGCGGCTGCACGAACTGGCCGATCCGAACGTCGAGCTCCCCGACGAGGATCCGCCCGGAGAGGTGCGGGGCGTTTACCGCCGCGCGCTGGAACTCGTGCGCGGCGAGTTCGAGGAGCACACGTGGCAGATGTTCTGGCAAAACGTGGTGGAGGAGCGCGACGCCGCTGCGGTGGCCGAACAGTTCGGCGTCAGCACGGCCGCCGTGCGCAAAGCGCGCTCGCGGGTGCTCCGCCGCCTGAAGGAAGAGGTGGGCGACGCGATCGAGTAG